One part of the Parabacteroides distasonis ATCC 8503 genome encodes these proteins:
- a CDS encoding InlB B-repeat-containing protein gives MKVNHIKQLFVALSLLLSAGTATAAQWKLAKTNLNAAGSKDTLTLEVSGNSFSFSSFQVDFTLSEGILLDGTPILGELANDHALTWSKQSDGSFRCVVYSAGNKDMKAPEGPVLRIPVVLAASFEGGKFTAKNGLLSNKASNGQSVKDLSGATLTAYKERAHLVVNVSGQEQVVNPAIAAGLSYTTIPEDKTLTVAYFKDDSCKIAATDNDRKEEGILYVKLSYAGDTDYAEFEEVYVMSLTSKIAIDASKITKPQTTGIKEGQLLSTSLLSGGSVKDEDGYTIAGTFVWTNGNAVMPAGKQSCSVTFYPDNSSYYNTAEVSVEVEVTPTYLVTATGTTGGTVNVLGKTEDDVYVKGQEISLVALSLPNYKFESWSVTGASETLPANDSIFVKADNNKTYTANFSPIMRAVTINHVGNGSLSVTAEGAKVASGAFLRQGTILQIVATPDVNSQLESLTINKKPLEGNKVTLTADLEVNAAFKPKEGALVSIDKDVANGSILLYKEDGSLIAYGSSVPVGTKLRAVALPDAGYSLDGSVTLSGVTGPTNDLWTVTGDVTAKAAFGAKKYMVKASAVSSNPTQTASGTITLEPSGEQPYGTEVRIASAEGQNGARLLTILANGKEISQNDVLTVTGDLTVTAVFDPRVNIEKTYILWPYQEYYYSGVSRNFVPFASQTYAGFSFEVLYKNTKGEKTAKAIDADNYTVLLHREEDGLYNEFKGEYKDGLVIHKSKVSVTEAPTNGGNPKTRPAEVDITSTTTNGVTKYVIEPNSDAAKKNYEGTVYYHSTKDPVNLSFGESILRAGGEPVSPMGYVRVTNGGMPYDATDGKVSIPAGITVTLEAVPAEGAKFSHWSDIESNPVDAKKNPREYVVAEGSTGVTPEFVGKDKLEFKLAQTSSVYNGAAQLVSVTGTGNEACQITFFFDEACTQPAVLKNVDKYYVRVYRSADAKYKEYTEVFPYAIEQAEPAITKWPDASDILLGHTLAESILQGGNPGIVAGTFAWSKPETAPTATGQQEVTFTPTDPNYKPVSSKIEVKVVSATFLDPVTPPVDPVDPENPDKPDQPDTPTGIESIEEGMSLYTANQSIFVNMPQQVALKVVDVSGIVLYEGSILGKAEIPVGHAGVYFVRCEAFGDSFVRKVVVR, from the coding sequence ATGAAAGTGAATCATATAAAACAATTATTCGTAGCCCTCTCCCTGCTGTTATCGGCGGGAACGGCTACTGCCGCCCAGTGGAAATTGGCGAAGACGAACCTGAACGCCGCTGGCAGTAAGGATACGCTCACGCTGGAGGTATCCGGCAATTCCTTTAGTTTTTCCTCCTTCCAGGTGGATTTCACCTTGTCCGAGGGTATCTTGCTAGATGGAACCCCGATCCTCGGCGAGTTGGCAAATGATCATGCTCTTACGTGGAGTAAGCAAAGTGACGGCAGCTTCCGTTGCGTGGTATACAGTGCAGGAAACAAGGATATGAAAGCCCCGGAAGGCCCTGTGCTCCGTATCCCGGTAGTGCTGGCGGCCTCTTTTGAGGGAGGAAAGTTCACGGCGAAAAACGGACTCTTGTCTAACAAGGCCTCCAATGGGCAGTCGGTGAAGGACTTGAGTGGAGCGACCCTTACAGCGTATAAGGAAAGAGCCCATCTGGTGGTGAACGTATCGGGCCAAGAGCAAGTGGTCAACCCGGCTATAGCCGCAGGATTGAGCTATACGACCATCCCGGAGGATAAGACGCTTACGGTCGCTTATTTTAAGGATGATTCTTGTAAAATAGCGGCTACCGACAATGACCGCAAGGAAGAGGGTATCCTGTATGTCAAGCTATCCTATGCGGGTGACACTGACTACGCTGAGTTCGAGGAGGTCTATGTCATGAGTCTGACGAGCAAGATCGCTATTGACGCAAGTAAAATCACGAAGCCGCAAACGACAGGTATCAAGGAGGGGCAATTGCTTTCAACTTCTTTACTGTCCGGTGGTAGCGTAAAGGATGAAGATGGATATACGATTGCCGGTACCTTCGTTTGGACGAACGGGAATGCGGTGATGCCGGCCGGGAAGCAAAGCTGTTCCGTCACTTTCTATCCGGATAACTCCTCTTATTACAATACAGCGGAGGTGTCTGTGGAGGTTGAGGTAACCCCTACGTATCTAGTCACCGCTACAGGGACAACAGGAGGTACCGTAAACGTATTGGGCAAGACCGAGGATGACGTGTACGTGAAGGGTCAAGAGATCTCCTTGGTAGCCCTGTCTCTGCCCAATTATAAGTTCGAGAGTTGGTCGGTAACGGGCGCGAGCGAGACCTTGCCGGCGAATGATTCCATCTTTGTTAAGGCGGATAATAATAAGACCTATACGGCGAACTTCTCCCCGATCATGCGTGCGGTAACGATCAATCATGTAGGCAACGGCAGTCTCTCGGTTACGGCCGAAGGTGCGAAGGTTGCGTCTGGAGCTTTCTTGCGACAAGGTACGATCTTGCAAATCGTGGCTACACCGGACGTGAACTCCCAGTTGGAATCATTGACTATAAACAAGAAGCCTCTAGAGGGTAACAAGGTGACGCTTACAGCGGATTTGGAGGTCAATGCCGCATTCAAGCCAAAAGAGGGGGCACTTGTCTCCATCGATAAAGATGTGGCGAACGGCTCTATCTTATTATATAAGGAAGACGGCAGTTTGATCGCTTACGGTTCTTCCGTTCCTGTTGGTACGAAGCTACGTGCGGTTGCGCTTCCGGATGCCGGGTATAGCTTGGATGGCAGTGTCACCTTATCGGGCGTGACCGGCCCTACGAACGACCTGTGGACCGTGACAGGCGATGTTACGGCAAAAGCTGCTTTCGGTGCGAAGAAATACATGGTGAAGGCCTCTGCCGTAAGCAGCAACCCGACTCAGACCGCTTCCGGTACGATCACGTTGGAGCCATCCGGAGAACAACCTTATGGTACGGAGGTTCGTATAGCGAGTGCCGAGGGACAGAACGGAGCGAGACTGCTTACCATCTTGGCGAACGGTAAGGAAATATCTCAAAATGATGTCTTGACCGTAACCGGCGACCTGACGGTGACAGCTGTATTCGATCCTCGGGTAAATATCGAGAAGACATACATCCTTTGGCCGTATCAAGAATACTACTACAGTGGCGTATCCCGCAACTTCGTGCCTTTCGCTTCGCAGACTTACGCTGGTTTCTCTTTTGAGGTCTTATATAAGAACACTAAGGGTGAGAAGACTGCTAAGGCAATCGATGCGGACAATTATACGGTCTTGTTGCATCGCGAAGAGGATGGTTTGTATAATGAGTTCAAAGGGGAGTATAAGGATGGCTTAGTGATCCATAAGTCCAAGGTCTCGGTAACGGAAGCGCCTACGAACGGAGGTAATCCGAAGACTCGCCCGGCAGAGGTGGACATCACAAGCACAACTACCAATGGCGTGACAAAATACGTGATTGAGCCTAACAGCGATGCGGCTAAAAAGAATTACGAAGGCACGGTTTACTATCATTCTACGAAAGATCCGGTAAACTTATCCTTTGGTGAGTCTATCCTACGTGCGGGAGGGGAACCGGTATCACCGATGGGCTACGTACGTGTCACTAATGGCGGTATGCCATACGACGCAACGGATGGTAAGGTTTCTATCCCCGCCGGTATAACGGTGACGCTGGAAGCTGTGCCTGCGGAAGGCGCTAAGTTCTCTCATTGGTCTGATATTGAGTCTAACCCTGTTGACGCAAAGAAGAACCCTCGGGAATATGTGGTAGCGGAAGGCTCTACGGGGGTTACTCCTGAATTTGTCGGCAAGGATAAACTAGAGTTCAAGTTAGCTCAAACCTCCTCCGTATATAACGGTGCGGCTCAACTCGTATCCGTGACAGGTACGGGCAACGAGGCTTGCCAGATCACGTTCTTCTTTGACGAGGCCTGTACGCAACCGGCTGTCTTGAAGAATGTCGATAAGTATTATGTACGTGTTTATCGTTCAGCTGATGCGAAGTATAAAGAATATACTGAAGTATTCCCCTATGCGATAGAACAAGCCGAACCTGCGATTACGAAGTGGCCGGATGCTTCCGATATCTTGCTCGGTCATACACTGGCCGAATCAATTCTACAAGGTGGAAATCCCGGTATCGTAGCCGGAACATTCGCTTGGAGCAAGCCGGAAACAGCGCCTACGGCCACCGGTCAGCAAGAGGTTACCTTTACGCCGACCGATCCGAATTACAAGCCGGTTAGTAGCAAGATAGAGGTGAAGGTTGTTTCCGCTACTTTCTTGGATCCGGTTACTCCTCCTGTAGACCCCGTAGATCCGGAGAATCCAGACAAGCCGGACCAACCGGATACGCCAACCGGCATCGAGTCCATCGAGGAAGGCATGAGCCTGTATACAGCCAATCAATCTATCTTCGTGAATATGCCTCAGCAGGTAGCCTTGAAGGTAGTCGATGTGTCCGGCATCGTTCTTTACGAAGGTTCGATTCTTGGCAAGGCTGAGATCCCGGTAGGGCATGCCGGAGTCTACTTCGTCCGCTGCGAGGCCTTCGGCGATTCGTTTGTACGGAAAGTCGTGGTTCGCTGA
- a CDS encoding 2-isopropylmalate synthase → MSDRLFIFDTTLRDGEQVPGCQLNTVEKIQVAKALEQLGVDVIEAGFPVSSPGDFKSVVEISKAVTWPTICALTRAVEKDIDVAAEALRFAKRGRIHTGIGTSDSHIKYKFNSTREEIIERAIAATKYAKKYVEDVEFYCEDAGRTDNEYLARVVEAVIKAGATVVNIPDTTGYCLPDEYGAKIKYLMEHVDGVHNAILSTHCHNDLGMATANTVQGVLNGARQVEVTINGIGERAGNTSLEEVAMVFKSHKERDIITNITTNKIYSTSRMVSSLMNMPVQPNKAIVGRNAFAHSSGIHQDGVLKNAQTYEIIDPKDVGIDDNAIVLTARSGRAALKHRLHVLGVDLEQEKLDKVYDEFLKLADRKKDINDDDVLMLVGKDRTATHRIKLEYLQVTSGVGVQSVASICLNLSGVRRYEAAAGNGPVDAGIKAVKKAISNSDMTIQEFLIQAINKGSDDTGKVHMQVEYNGATYYGFSANTDIIAASVEAFVDAINKFIVD, encoded by the coding sequence ATGTCAGACAGATTATTTATTTTCGACACCACCTTACGTGATGGTGAACAGGTTCCGGGATGCCAGTTGAATACAGTGGAAAAGATTCAAGTAGCTAAGGCGTTGGAACAGCTAGGTGTTGATGTGATCGAGGCTGGTTTCCCTGTCTCCAGTCCCGGGGATTTTAAGAGTGTGGTTGAGATCTCAAAGGCCGTGACTTGGCCGACCATCTGTGCCTTGACCCGTGCGGTGGAGAAAGATATCGACGTGGCAGCCGAGGCGTTGAGATTCGCTAAGCGAGGACGTATTCATACGGGTATCGGTACTTCTGATTCTCATATCAAATACAAGTTTAACTCCACGAGAGAGGAGATTATAGAGCGTGCGATCGCCGCCACGAAATACGCTAAAAAGTATGTGGAGGACGTAGAATTCTACTGTGAGGATGCCGGGCGTACGGATAATGAATATCTGGCCCGTGTCGTGGAGGCCGTGATCAAGGCCGGGGCTACCGTAGTGAATATCCCGGATACGACAGGATATTGTTTGCCGGATGAGTACGGGGCGAAGATTAAGTATCTGATGGAACATGTGGATGGCGTACATAATGCGATCTTGTCCACTCATTGCCATAATGACTTGGGTATGGCTACCGCAAATACCGTACAAGGCGTGTTGAACGGAGCCCGTCAGGTGGAGGTAACCATAAACGGCATCGGTGAGCGTGCGGGTAACACGTCATTGGAAGAAGTCGCCATGGTTTTCAAGAGCCATAAAGAACGTGATATCATCACCAATATCACGACGAATAAGATCTATAGTACGAGCCGTATGGTTTCTAGCTTGATGAATATGCCGGTACAACCGAATAAGGCTATTGTCGGACGTAATGCGTTCGCTCACTCCTCCGGTATCCATCAAGATGGCGTTTTGAAGAATGCGCAAACCTACGAGATCATCGATCCGAAGGATGTGGGTATTGATGATAATGCGATCGTATTGACTGCTCGTAGCGGTCGTGCGGCGTTGAAGCATCGCCTGCATGTTTTAGGTGTGGATCTGGAGCAGGAGAAATTGGACAAGGTGTACGATGAGTTCTTGAAACTGGCCGATCGTAAGAAAGATATTAATGATGATGATGTTTTGATGTTGGTCGGAAAGGATCGTACGGCCACCCACCGTATTAAATTGGAATATTTACAGGTAACTAGTGGTGTTGGAGTACAATCAGTCGCAAGTATTTGTTTAAATTTGTCGGGAGTAAGAAGATATGAGGCCGCGGCTGGTAACGGTCCGGTTGACGCGGGTATCAAGGCGGTGAAAAAAGCCATTAGTAATAGTGACATGACGATTCAGGAATTCTTGATCCAAGCCATTAATAAAGGTAGCGATGATACGGGCAAGGTGCATATGCAGGTAGAGTATAACGGGGCTACCTATTATGGGTTTTCTGCGAATACCGATATTATCGCTGCTTCCGTGGAGGCTTTCGTGGACGCCATCAATAAGTTTATAGTAGACTAA